One genomic window of Cupriavidus malaysiensis includes the following:
- a CDS encoding TetR/AcrR family transcriptional regulator produces MEATLQILDQEGPDALTTNRIAEVAGISIGTLYQYFPNKRQVLEELAQRESDRLTAELLAVLSEPDGQSPDQRLRQVVRTLLGAFGGRHRARRFVLEQAIARGGNPLVTPGHVSTFLSSAGIRDVDGRVVALSPIQAFVLTRSIMGAIGSALTYDEQWLASPAFEDSLFSLVRGFLRECAGKAAAPAAAR; encoded by the coding sequence TTGGAGGCGACGCTGCAGATTCTCGACCAGGAGGGGCCGGACGCGCTGACCACCAACCGGATTGCCGAGGTGGCCGGCATCAGCATCGGCACGCTCTACCAGTATTTCCCCAACAAGCGGCAGGTACTGGAGGAACTGGCGCAGCGCGAAAGCGATCGCCTGACGGCGGAACTGCTGGCGGTCTTGAGCGAGCCGGATGGACAGTCGCCGGACCAGCGGCTGCGGCAGGTCGTGCGCACCTTGCTCGGCGCCTTCGGCGGACGGCACCGGGCGCGCCGCTTCGTGCTCGAACAAGCCATCGCGCGCGGCGGTAATCCGCTGGTCACGCCCGGGCATGTGTCGACCTTCCTGAGCTCGGCCGGCATCCGCGACGTCGACGGGCGGGTCGTGGCGCTCTCCCCCATCCAGGCCTTCGTGCTGACCCGCTCGATCATGGGTGCCATCGGCAGCGCGCTGACGTATGACGAGCAATGGCTTGCCAGCCCGGCGTTCGAAGACAGTCTGTTCAGCTTGGTGCGCGGCTTTCTGCGCGAGTGTGCCGGCAAGGCGGCAGCGCCTGCGGCTGCGCGCTAG
- a CDS encoding FUSC family protein, translating into MLDILRKTTDVLFDSNRRFRQARLFHATRVALALLVSIALTTGIRIPHGEWATITVLVVIGGIQHHGNIRRRAAERGVGTLIGAVVGLALIVQQSYFGAPMLTYLLMAVICGYCAYHAIGKGGYIALLAAITVVITAGHGNQNVYDALWRTVDVFIGTAIALVFSFALPAYASYSWRVRLAALLRASAAVHVKMRHGFADAAEQRAAMLDLGAKLIPLRGLIPSVAKETGVPAAEFEEIQHAARVCVSALELMAAIEQESGPGDGDDPGIASALLALADALETGRAPAPAVSPAQPAVVPAPETGPLAFMASQLAAEIGRLRARLDRMSEKSGFPYAAR; encoded by the coding sequence ATGCTCGATATCCTGCGCAAGACCACCGATGTCCTTTTTGATTCGAACCGGCGCTTCCGGCAGGCCAGGCTGTTCCACGCGACGCGCGTTGCGCTCGCCTTGCTGGTGTCGATTGCGTTGACCACCGGCATTCGGATCCCGCATGGAGAATGGGCCACCATCACGGTACTGGTGGTGATCGGCGGGATCCAGCATCACGGCAATATCCGGCGCCGCGCCGCCGAGCGCGGGGTCGGCACCTTGATCGGCGCGGTGGTCGGGCTGGCGTTGATCGTGCAGCAGTCCTATTTCGGCGCGCCGATGCTGACCTATCTGCTGATGGCCGTGATCTGCGGCTATTGCGCCTACCACGCGATCGGCAAGGGCGGCTATATTGCGCTGCTGGCGGCGATCACCGTGGTCATCACCGCCGGGCATGGCAACCAGAACGTCTATGACGCCCTCTGGCGCACGGTGGACGTGTTCATCGGTACGGCGATCGCGCTGGTGTTCTCCTTCGCGTTGCCGGCCTATGCCTCGTACTCGTGGCGCGTCAGGCTTGCCGCGCTGCTGCGGGCCAGCGCCGCCGTCCATGTGAAGATGCGGCACGGCTTCGCCGACGCGGCGGAACAGCGCGCGGCGATGCTGGACCTGGGGGCGAAGCTCATTCCCCTGCGCGGGCTGATTCCCTCGGTCGCCAAGGAGACCGGCGTGCCGGCCGCCGAGTTCGAGGAGATCCAGCATGCTGCGCGTGTGTGCGTCAGCGCGCTGGAACTGATGGCCGCGATCGAGCAGGAGAGCGGGCCGGGCGATGGCGATGACCCCGGCATCGCTTCCGCGTTGCTGGCATTGGCCGATGCCCTCGAGACCGGCCGGGCACCGGCGCCCGCTGTGTCCCCAGCGCAGCCGGCCGTCGTACCGGCTCCCGAGACGGGGCCGCTGGCGTTCATGGCGTCGCAGCTGGCCGCCGAGATCGGCCGCCTGCGGGCGCGGCTTGACCGGATGAGCGAGAAGTCCGGCTTTCCCTATGCTGCGCGCTAG
- a CDS encoding hydrolase: protein MSNAKLEVLTPHNSQFIIIDHQPQMAFGVQSMDRQTMKNNVVGLAKAAKIFDVPTTITTVESESFSGYTYPELLDVFPGKQTLERTSMNSWDDQKVRDALAANGRKKVVVAGLWTEVCNTTFALCAMLEGDYEIYMVADASGGTSKEAHDYAMQRMVQAGVVPVTWQQVMLEWQRDWKNRETYDGVMAVAKEHSGAYGMGIDYAYTMVHKAAQRTATVHESLAPVHAPVIER from the coding sequence ATGTCGAACGCGAAACTTGAAGTCCTGACCCCGCACAACAGCCAGTTCATCATCATCGACCACCAGCCGCAGATGGCCTTCGGCGTGCAGTCGATGGACCGCCAGACCATGAAGAACAATGTCGTGGGCCTGGCCAAGGCGGCGAAGATCTTCGACGTGCCGACCACCATCACCACGGTCGAGAGCGAATCCTTCTCGGGCTATACCTATCCGGAACTGCTCGATGTCTTCCCCGGCAAGCAGACGCTGGAGCGTACCTCGATGAACTCCTGGGACGACCAGAAGGTGCGCGACGCGCTGGCCGCCAATGGCCGCAAGAAGGTTGTCGTGGCCGGCCTGTGGACCGAGGTCTGCAACACCACCTTTGCGCTGTGCGCGATGCTGGAAGGCGACTACGAGATCTATATGGTGGCCGACGCTTCGGGCGGCACGAGCAAGGAAGCGCATGACTACGCCATGCAGCGCATGGTGCAGGCCGGCGTGGTGCCCGTGACCTGGCAACAGGTCATGCTGGAATGGCAGCGCGACTGGAAGAACCGCGAAACCTACGACGGGGTGATGGCCGTGGCCAAGGAGCACTCGGGCGCCTATGGCATGGGCATCGACTATGCTTACACGATGGTCCACAAGGCCGCGCAACGCACGGCAACCGTGCACGAATCGCTGGCTCCCGTGCACGCGCCGGTGATCGAGCGCTGA
- a CDS encoding YoaK family protein translates to MSANVNASSPTAASQEPSLWELCRAPILLTIVGGAIDTIGFIALVGFFTAHVTGNLVLAGAAFVKGGAGLWIKLGAIPLFIATVVISKMLIDRNRQTHRTLGWLFVAEAVFLLGFMVAGLSLAPFDNPDGVDLALTGGLGLVALAVRNTASKTLIKHISPSTMMTGNTTQLGIDLSNFLRARTRAGFQDLLKSASVVLGFVSGAFLGATLYVTIGFWSVFPFMLPIAYLARLAFRNEFK, encoded by the coding sequence ATGAGCGCGAACGTCAACGCATCCAGCCCAACAGCAGCGAGCCAGGAGCCCAGCCTCTGGGAACTGTGCCGGGCGCCGATTCTCCTTACCATCGTGGGCGGCGCCATCGACACGATCGGCTTTATCGCGCTGGTGGGCTTCTTCACCGCGCACGTCACCGGAAACCTGGTGCTCGCGGGAGCGGCCTTCGTCAAAGGCGGGGCCGGCTTATGGATCAAGCTGGGCGCCATCCCGCTCTTTATCGCCACGGTCGTCATCAGCAAGATGCTGATTGACCGCAACCGGCAGACCCACCGGACCCTGGGCTGGCTGTTCGTTGCGGAAGCCGTCTTCCTGCTGGGCTTCATGGTCGCCGGCCTGTCGCTCGCACCGTTCGACAACCCGGATGGCGTGGACCTCGCCCTGACCGGGGGCCTCGGCCTCGTCGCGCTTGCCGTGCGCAATACCGCCAGCAAGACCCTGATCAAGCACATCAGCCCCAGCACCATGATGACCGGGAACACCACGCAACTGGGCATCGACCTGTCGAATTTCCTGCGTGCCAGGACACGCGCCGGTTTCCAGGATCTTCTCAAGAGCGCCAGTGTCGTGCTCGGCTTCGTGAGCGGCGCTTTCCTTGGCGCGACCCTCTATGTGACGATCGGCTTCTGGAGCGTCTTTCCCTTTATGCTTCCCATCGCCTACCTGGCGCGGCTGGCCTTTCGCAACGAATTCAAATGA
- a CDS encoding TMEM175 family protein → MSISKNRVESFSDGVIAVSLTLMLFQLQVPEGFALKDILGNAYNFFGYVLSFIYVGIYWNNHHHLFKVARGINGRIMWANLNLLFWLTMVPFTTTWTWKSDFAQTPTAMYAFVLFMCSVSYSLLTRLILRSGGEHSELRQAIGSDLKGKLSIPIYAVAIAASFFSSAASFSILTVMAGVWFFPDSRIEKYLLADKTHEL, encoded by the coding sequence ATGAGCATCAGCAAGAACCGGGTGGAATCCTTCAGCGATGGCGTCATTGCCGTCAGCCTGACACTGATGCTGTTCCAGCTGCAGGTGCCGGAAGGATTCGCACTGAAGGACATCCTCGGCAACGCCTATAACTTCTTTGGCTACGTACTGAGCTTTATCTACGTCGGCATCTATTGGAACAACCATCATCACCTGTTCAAGGTCGCGCGCGGCATCAACGGCAGGATCATGTGGGCGAACCTGAACCTGCTGTTCTGGCTGACCATGGTGCCGTTCACCACCACCTGGACCTGGAAGTCCGACTTCGCGCAGACGCCGACAGCGATGTATGCCTTCGTCCTGTTCATGTGTTCCGTCTCCTACTCCTTGCTCACGAGGCTGATCCTGAGATCCGGCGGCGAACACTCGGAACTCCGGCAGGCCATCGGCAGCGACCTCAAGGGGAAGCTCTCCATCCCGATCTACGCCGTGGCGATCGCGGCCAGCTTTTTCAGCAGCGCAGCCTCGTTCTCCATCCTGACCGTGATGGCTGGCGTATGGTTCTTTCCGGATTCGCGGATCGAAAAATACCTGCTCGCGGACAAGACCCACGAGCTCTGA
- the katG gene encoding catalase/peroxidase HPI, which translates to MTTEAKCPFLHPAGAGRSLQEWWPERLNLHILRQNSPQSDPMGKDFNYAKEFNSLDLAAVKKDLEALMTDSQPWWPADFGHYGPLFIRMAWHAAGTYRIGDGRGGVGTAQQRFAPTNSWPDNVSLDKARRLIWPIKQKYGRKLSWGDLIVLTGNVALESMGFKTFGFGGGREDVYEPDESVYWGNETQWLADKRYSGKRDLENPLAAVQMGLIYVNPEGPNGNPDPLAAAIDIRETFRRMAMNDEETVALIAGGHAFGKTHGAGPASHVGPEPEAAGLEEQGLGWRSSFGTGKGGDTITSGLEVIWTTTPTKWSNDYFKHLFEYEWELTKSPAGANQWKPKGDAGAGTVPDPADPSKRRSPSMLTTDLSLRFDPVYEKISRRFYEHPEQLADAFARAWFKLTHRDMGPRARYLGPEVPKEELLWQDPIPPVDHPLIDAQDVAALKATVLASGLTIPQLVSTAWASASTFRGSDKRGGANGARIRLAPQKDWDANQPAELAKVLATLEGIQGEFNKAQSGGKKVSLADLIVLAGCAGVEQAAKQAGHPVTVPFSPGRMDASQQQTDLDAMAVLEPVADGFRNYLQGKFSIPSEALLVDKAQLLTLTVPEMTVLVGGMRVLDVNFGKSQHGVLTKRPGMLTNDFFVNLLDMGTEWQPLSDEKDVFEGRDRKSGAPKWTGTRVDLVFGSNSELRAVCEVYGGADAQEKFVQDFVAAWNKVMNLDRFDLR; encoded by the coding sequence ATGACGACTGAAGCGAAGTGCCCGTTTCTTCATCCCGCAGGTGCCGGCCGATCTCTGCAGGAGTGGTGGCCGGAGCGGCTCAATCTGCATATCCTTCGTCAGAATTCCCCGCAGTCGGATCCGATGGGCAAGGATTTCAACTATGCGAAGGAATTCAACAGCCTGGATCTTGCGGCCGTGAAGAAGGATCTGGAGGCGCTGATGACCGACTCGCAGCCCTGGTGGCCCGCGGACTTCGGTCACTATGGTCCGCTGTTCATCCGCATGGCATGGCATGCCGCAGGTACGTACCGCATCGGCGACGGGCGCGGTGGCGTCGGGACCGCCCAGCAGCGCTTCGCACCCACCAATAGCTGGCCGGACAACGTCAGCCTCGACAAGGCGCGCAGGCTGATCTGGCCGATCAAGCAAAAGTACGGTCGGAAGCTCTCGTGGGGCGACCTCATCGTCCTGACCGGCAACGTCGCGCTGGAGTCGATGGGGTTCAAGACCTTCGGGTTCGGCGGTGGACGGGAGGACGTCTACGAGCCGGACGAATCCGTCTACTGGGGCAACGAAACCCAGTGGCTGGCCGACAAGCGCTACAGCGGCAAGCGGGATCTCGAAAATCCGCTGGCCGCGGTGCAGATGGGCTTGATCTACGTGAATCCGGAAGGCCCGAACGGCAACCCGGACCCGCTTGCGGCAGCCATCGACATCCGCGAGACGTTCCGCCGCATGGCGATGAACGACGAAGAAACCGTTGCGCTGATCGCCGGTGGCCACGCCTTCGGCAAGACGCATGGCGCCGGTCCGGCTTCTCACGTGGGACCCGAGCCCGAAGCTGCCGGCCTGGAAGAACAGGGTCTCGGCTGGCGCAGCAGCTTCGGCACGGGCAAGGGCGGTGACACCATCACCAGCGGGCTGGAAGTCATCTGGACCACCACGCCGACGAAGTGGAGCAACGACTACTTCAAGCACCTGTTCGAATATGAATGGGAACTGACGAAGAGCCCGGCCGGCGCGAATCAATGGAAGCCGAAGGGCGACGCGGGCGCCGGCACCGTGCCCGACCCTGCCGATCCGTCGAAGCGCCGTTCGCCGTCCATGCTGACGACCGACCTCTCGCTGCGCTTCGACCCGGTCTACGAAAAGATCTCGCGGCGCTTCTACGAGCATCCGGAGCAACTGGCCGATGCATTTGCCCGGGCGTGGTTCAAGCTGACCCACCGCGACATGGGGCCGCGCGCACGCTATCTCGGTCCGGAAGTCCCGAAAGAAGAGCTTCTCTGGCAGGACCCGATCCCGCCGGTCGACCATCCGCTGATCGATGCGCAGGATGTGGCGGCGCTCAAGGCCACGGTGCTGGCATCCGGGTTGACCATCCCGCAACTCGTATCGACAGCGTGGGCATCGGCCTCGACATTCCGCGGATCGGACAAGCGTGGCGGGGCCAATGGCGCCCGCATCCGCCTTGCCCCGCAGAAGGACTGGGACGCCAACCAGCCTGCCGAGCTGGCAAAGGTCCTGGCCACGCTGGAGGGCATCCAGGGCGAGTTCAACAAGGCACAGTCGGGCGGCAAGAAAGTCTCGCTGGCCGACCTCATCGTGCTGGCCGGGTGCGCGGGAGTCGAGCAGGCGGCGAAGCAGGCCGGCCACCCTGTCACGGTGCCCTTCTCGCCGGGACGCATGGACGCCTCGCAGCAGCAGACCGACCTCGATGCCATGGCCGTGCTCGAACCGGTCGCGGACGGCTTCCGCAACTACCTGCAGGGCAAGTTCTCGATCCCGTCCGAGGCGCTGCTGGTCGACAAGGCGCAACTGCTGACGCTGACGGTTCCGGAGATGACCGTGCTGGTGGGCGGCATGCGGGTGCTGGACGTCAACTTCGGCAAGTCCCAGCATGGCGTTCTCACCAAGCGCCCAGGCATGCTGACCAACGACTTCTTCGTGAACCTGCTCGACATGGGCACGGAATGGCAGCCGCTGTCGGATGAAAAGGACGTGTTCGAAGGACGCGACCGCAAGTCAGGCGCGCCGAAATGGACCGGCACGCGGGTCGATCTGGTCTTCGGTTCCAACTCTGAATTGCGGGCAGTCTGCGAAGTCTATGGCGGGGCGGACGCACAGGAGAAGTTCGTCCAGGACTTCGTGGCAGCCTGGAACAAGGTGATGAACCTGGACCGCTTCGACTTGAGGTGA